A single window of Anser cygnoides isolate HZ-2024a breed goose chromosome 12, Taihu_goose_T2T_genome, whole genome shotgun sequence DNA harbors:
- the DYNLRB2 gene encoding dynein light chain roadblock-type 2: protein MAEVDETLKRIQAHKGVIATMVINTEGIPIRTTLDNSTTVQYAGLLCQLTMKARSTVRDIDPQNDLTFLRIRSKKHEIMVAPDKEYLLIVIQNPCE from the exons ATG GCTGAAGTGGACGAAACCCTAAAGAGGATCCAAGCCCACAAAGGGGTCATCGCGACCATGGTCATCAACACGGAAG gaattCCAATAAGGACAACTCTTGATAACTCTACAACAGTCCAGTATGCAGGTCTTCTTTGTCAGCTCACCATGAAAGCGAGGAGCACAGTGAGAGATATTGATCCTCAGAACGATCTAACCTTTCTCAGGATCAGATCAAAGAAACATGAAATCATGGTAGCTCCAG ATAAAGAGTATCTCCTGATCGTTATTCAGAACCCATGCGAATAG